Genomic DNA from Rhodothermales bacterium:
ACGGAAAAGGCCATCGCAAAATAGATGTAGCCTCGTGGAATGTGGAATTCCAGGCCTTCGGCGACAAGCGCAACGCCCACCATGAGGAGGAAGGCAAGCGCCAACATCTTCACCGTCGGGTGCTTGGCGATGAACTCGGAGACTGCCCTGGCGCTCACCATCATAAAGAGGATGGCGATCACGATGGCCGTGATCATAATGGGCACCTGATCGACCATGCCGACGGCCGTGATCACCGAGTCGAGCGAGAAGACAAGGTCAAGGATCAGAATCTGAATGATCACACTGCGGAAGGTCACCACGCCGGCCGCGGCGTGCCCACCCTCGTGGCCCTCCAGCTTGTTGTGGATTTCGTGGGTGCTTTTGGCGAGCAGGAAGGCACCTCCACCAATCAGAATCAGGTCCCGACCGGAAATGGCCTCACCCAGTACCTCAAACAGAGGCGCGGTGAGCTTCATGATCCACGCCAGCGAAAGCAGAAGGCCTACCCGACCGATCAGCGCCAGGGCCAGACCAATGAACCGTGCTCGAGGCTGCTGCTCTTCGGGCAGCTTTCCAGCGAGGATCGAGATGAAGATGATGTTGTCGACCCCGAGTACAATCTCAAGGGACGTCAGCGTCAGGAGGGCGATCCAGCCCTCAGGCGTCGTGATCCAGTCCACGGCTTCCGGGCAGTTGGGTCCCGGAATCTAACCGCGTGTTCCGCGACGCGCTACCGGACAGGCGAGCGGAACGAGAACAGTCCTCGCAGCCGAGCCTTAAGGGCCCGCATCAACCGTTTCCACATGTCGGATTCGGTCAGAGTGTCAGCCAGGTTCCGATGAGGCTTCGCCGCACGAGCAGCGAGGAGACCAGCGGAAGGGAGGCAAGGATCTTGACGAGTTTCACCGTACTGGGGGTGGGGTTCTGTTATTCGTACGGGGACTTGCCCCGCGCGGTTACACGTTCGCGCTGCAGCACGTAGGTTGGGATCCGCTTCTCGCACCTCACCTCCGCTTGGCGCGCCAATCGCCGCTTAACCCGTCACCCTCGTGGAAGACAAGGAAAAGTTCAGACGAGCCACCGTGCTGCTGCTCGTTGGAGCCGTATCGCTCGTGTTTGTCTGGATGATCAGGAGTTTCCTGGTGGCCTTGTTGCTGGCCGCCATTTTCTCCGGCATGGCGATGCCCATCTACCGCCGATTGCGGGACCGCATCAAGAGCGAAGGCACCGCCGCGGTATTGACGATCG
This window encodes:
- a CDS encoding TerC family protein, whose translation is MDWITTPEGWIALLTLTSLEIVLGVDNIIFISILAGKLPEEQQPRARFIGLALALIGRVGLLLSLAWIMKLTAPLFEVLGEAISGRDLILIGGGAFLLAKSTHEIHNKLEGHEGGHAAAGVVTFRSVIIQILILDLVFSLDSVITAVGMVDQVPIMITAIVIAILFMMVSARAVSEFIAKHPTVKMLALAFLLMVGVALVAEGLEFHIPRGYIYFAMAFSVFVEMLNLRMKKSKLEPVELRATPKASDA